In Gambusia affinis linkage group LG08, SWU_Gaff_1.0, whole genome shotgun sequence, a single window of DNA contains:
- the cfdp1 gene encoding craniofacial development protein 1 — protein sequence MSYSDYDSDGYLSNEDADYVPSDDNLSEDDINECEKEDPLHEDDTVPHPDLKKKKKRKDISRKKRKEELQQEEAQLPKEDSEDEEKRKKKSDDLWASFLSDVGSRPKDSSPSCQSDSTKETECSALKETSLSTEAKPSGPAKVTITKVFDFAGEEVRVDKEVSADSREAKSYLKSQSAHQEQDEETSSSHTQSSLPGPSAKRPAGMSSILNRIGGKKQKMSTLEKSKMDWDAFKSEEGITEELAIHNRGREGFVERKNFLERVDHRQFELEKAVRLSNMKQ from the exons ATGAGTTACTCTGACTACGACTCAGACGGATATTTGTCAAATGAAGATGCCGACTATGTCCCATCAG ATGATAACCTCAGTGAGGATGACATTAATGAGTGTGAGAAGGAAGACCCTCTCCATGAGGATGACACTGTGCCTCATCCTGACctcaagaagaaaaagaaaagaaaagacatcagCAGGAA gaagaggaaagaggagCTACAGCAGGAAGAGGCTCAGCTGCCAAAGGAAGACAGTGAGGATGAGGAGAAACGGAAGAAGAAGTCGGATGATCTTTGGGCGAGTTTCCTGTCCGATGTCGGATCAAGACCCAAAGACTCGTCACCTAGCTGCCAGTCAGATTCCACTAAGGAG actgAATGTTCAGCATTAAAGGAGACTTCATTAAGTACAGAAGCCAAACCATCAGGACCAGCTAAAGTCACCATCACTAAAGTGTTTGACTTCGCTGGAGAGGAAGTGAG GGTGGATAAGGAGGTATCTGCTGACTCCAGGGAAGCTAAGAGTTATCTGAAGAGTCAAAGTGCTCACCAGGAGCAGGATGAAGAAACAAGCTCATCTCACACACAGTCATCTCTTCCTGGTCCCAG TGCTAAGCGTCCAGCAGGCATGTCCAGCATCCTTAATCGGATTGgaggaaagaagcaaaaaatgaGCACACTGGAAAAGTCAAAGATGGACTGGGATGCTTTTAAATCAGAGGAGGGCATCACAGAGGAGCTGGCTATCCATAACAGAGGCAGAGAAGG ttttgtgGAGCGAAAGAACTTCCTGGAGCGCGTCGACCACCGGCAGTTTGAGCTGGAAAAAGCAGTCCGACTGAGCAACATGAAACAATGA